The Fortiea contorta PCC 7126 genome has a segment encoding these proteins:
- a CDS encoding DUF2382 domain-containing protein translates to MPLYKLEEFDQNYRETFGGSDVKALDVYTESGMRIGSVVDTLVDQNGRFRYIVIDTSYDSASKKILLPIGLSRINYPAKRVYVDGLSKEQVERLPEYREDMVVGEDFEERVRSVYRSGNNGLKYNRDTYSYQQEPNLYQLDDQYHQTFRLYEERLIANKNRVKTGEVALGKHIETQTARVKVPIEKERVIIERVSPTASDRVVDPQEIKFSEGEVARIEVYEETPQIHKEAFVREEIRVKKVVDRDTVEAQETIRREELDIDTGDLRVNEGNINRPDII, encoded by the coding sequence ATGCCCCTCTACAAACTTGAAGAATTTGACCAAAACTATCGAGAAACCTTTGGTGGTAGTGACGTTAAAGCCTTAGATGTTTACACAGAAAGCGGCATGAGAATCGGCTCAGTTGTTGATACTTTAGTAGACCAAAATGGTCGCTTTCGCTATATTGTCATCGACACTAGTTATGATTCTGCGAGTAAAAAAATTCTTCTCCCCATTGGACTATCTCGAATTAATTACCCTGCTAAACGTGTCTATGTCGATGGACTGAGTAAAGAGCAAGTAGAGCGTTTACCTGAATATCGAGAAGATATGGTCGTCGGCGAAGATTTTGAAGAAAGAGTACGCAGCGTTTATCGCTCTGGAAATAACGGCTTAAAATATAACCGTGACACATATTCATACCAGCAAGAGCCTAATTTATACCAATTAGACGACCAATATCATCAGACTTTTAGACTTTATGAAGAACGCTTAATCGCTAACAAAAACCGGGTGAAAACTGGAGAGGTAGCACTAGGTAAGCACATTGAAACCCAAACCGCGAGAGTTAAGGTTCCCATTGAAAAAGAGCGCGTCATTATTGAGCGAGTTTCTCCTACAGCATCAGACAGAGTTGTTGACCCCCAAGAGATAAAATTCTCTGAAGGAGAAGTAGCACGCATAGAAGTTTATGAAGAAACTCCGCAGATTCATAAAGAAGCATTCGTCCGCGAAGAAATCCGCGTCAAGAAAGTAGTAGATCGGGACACCGTTGAAGCCCAAGAAACTATTCGACGAGAAGAATTAGACATTGACACAGGAGATTTGCGCGTTAATGAAGGCAATATAAATCGACCTGATATCATCTAG
- a CDS encoding DUF2382 domain-containing protein, with product MALYKLQDFDPDYRETFQDKDIKGLGVYTEGSDEKIGSVSEVLVDDEGHFRYLVLDLGFWIFGKKVLLPIGRSRIDYNRDRVYAVGLNREQAENLPEFDERLALDYDYEEKVRGVYRTPEYGTRAVESSTSLESAMPMEASATLDTNYQPAVTPAYNRDTYNYHNEPALFGLNEQDHQTLRLYEERLIANKRRQKTGEVSVGKRIETETARVAVPVERERVVIERVTPTDAGKAVTPGEGAFREGEVARMEIHEETPDIRKETILREEVRVKKVVEQDTAEAQATVRREELDVNSPNLPIEER from the coding sequence ATGGCTCTTTATAAACTACAAGACTTTGACCCTGACTACCGCGAAACTTTTCAAGATAAAGACATCAAAGGACTTGGTGTTTACACAGAAGGATCTGACGAAAAAATCGGTTCCGTTAGTGAAGTTCTAGTCGATGATGAAGGTCACTTCCGTTACTTGGTTTTAGACTTAGGTTTCTGGATTTTTGGCAAGAAAGTATTGTTACCAATCGGACGTTCTCGCATTGATTATAATCGCGATCGCGTTTATGCTGTTGGTCTGAATAGAGAGCAGGCAGAAAACTTACCAGAGTTCGACGAACGTCTAGCCCTAGATTACGATTATGAAGAAAAGGTACGCGGAGTTTATCGCACTCCAGAATATGGTACCAGAGCAGTAGAATCATCAACTTCTTTAGAATCTGCAATGCCAATGGAAGCATCAGCAACGCTGGATACAAACTATCAGCCAGCTGTTACACCTGCTTACAACCGCGATACATACAATTATCACAACGAGCCTGCATTGTTTGGCTTGAACGAGCAAGATCATCAAACTCTCAGATTATATGAAGAACGGTTAATCGCCAACAAGCGACGCCAAAAAACCGGCGAAGTAAGTGTTGGTAAACGTATTGAAACCGAAACAGCGCGAGTCGCAGTACCAGTAGAAAGAGAGCGTGTGGTGATTGAGCGAGTCACACCCACAGACGCAGGAAAAGCCGTTACTCCTGGCGAAGGTGCTTTCCGTGAAGGTGAAGTAGCTCGCATGGAAATCCACGAAGAAACTCCCGACATCCGCAAAGAAACAATATTGCGCGAAGAAGTGAGAGTGAAAAAAGTTGTTGAGCAAGATACAGCTGAAGCTCAAGCAACAGTTCGTCGCGAAGAGTTAGATGTCAATTCTCCTAACTTACCAATTGAAGAACGCTAA
- a CDS encoding DUF2382 domain-containing protein, with the protein MPEHLQTTTPGDRTISAYTPEQNSEEKLSLAAIDEETIIKLLEERLVVNHQRQKIGDVIVRKVIETRIVEVPVRREKLIVEQVGSETKQLAEIDLGLTENSSVEITQDSRPQLVSLNGNLTVRGVFSSPKIASLLLNAIALEQNHGCQQIQLTIAVENQQQQQKYQEWFNRCSHSQQEA; encoded by the coding sequence ATGCCTGAACATTTACAAACAACTACGCCAGGCGATCGCACAATATCAGCATACACTCCTGAGCAGAATTCTGAAGAGAAACTGAGTTTAGCAGCAATTGATGAAGAAACAATTATTAAATTACTAGAAGAAAGATTAGTAGTTAATCATCAACGGCAGAAAATAGGGGATGTAATTGTTCGCAAAGTCATCGAAACTCGGATAGTAGAAGTTCCAGTTAGGCGCGAGAAACTAATTGTTGAACAAGTCGGTTCAGAAACCAAACAATTAGCAGAAATTGATTTAGGTTTAACAGAAAATAGTAGTGTCGAAATTACTCAAGATTCAAGACCACAATTAGTCAGCTTGAATGGCAATTTAACAGTGCGTGGGGTCTTTAGCTCACCGAAAATTGCGAGCTTACTTTTAAATGCGATCGCTCTTGAGCAAAATCATGGCTGTCAACAGATACAATTAACAATTGCAGTCGAAAATCAACAACAACAGCAAAAATACCAAGAGTGGTTTAATCGTTGTTCCCACAGTCAACAGGAAGCCTGA
- a CDS encoding ion channel, which translates to MRFRVTRLSKKQKQRLQPRVNIKIRDGQFHVEGMGAWYSYWRDPYHLLLTIPWFGFIVMIAVAYVAINATFALAYLAGGDCIANARPGSFLDVFFFSVQTLASIGYGAMYPKTTYANTIVTIEAMIGLVGIAVMTGLAFARFSRPSARVIFSKVAVITPYEGLPTLTFRAANQRRNLILEAQIRVYLLRDEVTAEGEAMRRIHDLKLLRHQTPSFTLSWTVMHVIDQFSPLYEMSAESLVQTNATLVISISGIDETVAQVVHARHSYGAMEILWNYRFVNILHHTDDGHRYIDYQYFHEILSLDETN; encoded by the coding sequence ATGAGATTTCGAGTAACAAGACTTTCTAAAAAACAAAAACAGCGATTACAGCCAAGAGTTAACATCAAAATCCGGGATGGACAGTTCCACGTTGAAGGAATGGGCGCTTGGTACTCTTACTGGCGCGATCCTTATCATTTGCTACTGACAATTCCCTGGTTTGGCTTTATAGTCATGATTGCTGTGGCGTATGTAGCAATTAATGCAACATTTGCTTTAGCCTACTTGGCTGGAGGCGATTGTATCGCTAACGCTCGACCCGGTTCATTTTTGGATGTGTTCTTTTTCAGTGTCCAGACCCTGGCATCCATTGGCTACGGTGCGATGTATCCTAAGACAACTTATGCTAACACCATTGTCACCATTGAAGCGATGATTGGTTTAGTGGGAATTGCAGTGATGACAGGACTAGCGTTTGCTCGGTTTTCTCGACCATCTGCACGTGTCATATTTAGCAAAGTCGCAGTTATCACACCTTATGAAGGATTACCGACGCTAACTTTTCGTGCTGCTAACCAACGCCGTAACCTGATTCTAGAAGCGCAGATACGAGTTTATCTGTTGCGAGATGAAGTCACCGCAGAGGGTGAAGCGATGCGTAGAATTCATGACCTCAAGTTATTAAGGCATCAAACACCCAGTTTTACCTTATCCTGGACGGTGATGCATGTGATTGATCAGTTTAGTCCGCTGTATGAGATGTCAGCAGAGTCATTAGTGCAAACTAACGCTACCTTGGTGATTTCCATTAGCGGTATTGATGAAACCGTCGCCCAGGTAGTACATGCTCGACATAGTTACGGTGCGATGGAAATTCTCTGGAATTATCGCTTTGTCAATATTTTGCACCACACCGATGATGGACATCGCTACATTGACTATCAATATTTTCACGAGATTTTATCGCTGGACGAGACGAATTGA
- a CDS encoding alpha/beta hydrolase, producing MKKLLKYFSLGLLSTLMTATPGLGAERISFFYPPFGEFSLSVESLERFAKEGKIDSELEFYASRANPQQLAQLRDLLQQRFNVTPTLVSQVTYSPIGEQVLQRLGELILTDSRRNGFYALRGALILAAADKEGLTVVNLLRRFPTETLRLNFTEGLRIVADLSTLLKQRDEIVAVVQKEAIAAAANSTVDFSQQPDLRSPGKFRFDKKSLTLTDGVRDRRLPVDLYLPQKPQNSAETSPTSFPLVVISHGIASDRYAFVYLAQHLVSYGFAVAVLEHPGSNAERVQQYFVGLAAAPDAKEFVDRPLDIKFLLNELQRLDKVDPALQGKLNFQQIGVIGHSFGGYTALSLAGAKINFDQLRQDCNPNNTSSFNLSLILQCQAVTLPVADYPLPDNRIKVALAINPIGSSILGEREIKKIKLPIMLVAASQDIFAPPVSEQIRPFTWLADPNKYLALVENATHFSAIAEPTPENDVLPVPPALLGPNRAAFYAYLKALSVAFLETHLLQRPEYRTYLQPAYAKYISQTPLNLSFLQSLSDEKLTPPRP from the coding sequence ATGAAAAAACTTCTAAAATACTTCAGTTTAGGATTGCTATCTACCTTGATGACAGCTACTCCTGGATTAGGTGCGGAACGCATTAGCTTTTTTTACCCTCCCTTTGGGGAGTTTTCTTTATCTGTGGAATCGCTGGAACGTTTCGCCAAAGAAGGCAAGATTGATAGTGAATTAGAATTTTATGCTAGCCGTGCTAATCCGCAACAACTTGCTCAGTTGCGGGATTTACTTCAGCAGCGCTTCAATGTCACACCCACTTTGGTGTCTCAGGTGACTTACTCACCTATAGGGGAACAAGTATTGCAGCGTTTAGGAGAATTAATCTTGACTGATTCCCGTCGCAATGGCTTTTATGCTTTGCGAGGGGCGCTAATTTTGGCTGCTGCTGATAAAGAAGGTTTAACTGTAGTCAATTTGTTGAGAAGATTTCCTACTGAAACTTTGCGACTGAATTTTACGGAAGGGTTAAGGATAGTTGCGGATTTATCGACATTACTGAAACAGCGGGATGAAATAGTGGCTGTGGTGCAAAAAGAAGCGATCGCTGCTGCAGCTAATTCTACTGTTGATTTTTCGCAACAACCAGATTTGCGATCGCCTGGAAAATTCCGCTTCGATAAAAAAAGTTTAACTCTCACTGACGGTGTGCGCGATCGTCGTTTACCCGTTGATCTCTACCTACCCCAAAAGCCGCAAAATTCCGCCGAAACCAGCCCGACTTCTTTTCCCTTGGTCGTCATTTCCCATGGGATCGCCTCAGACCGCTACGCCTTTGTTTATCTAGCTCAACATCTCGTCTCTTACGGTTTTGCAGTTGCTGTTTTAGAACATCCCGGTAGCAACGCCGAACGAGTTCAGCAATATTTCGTCGGTTTAGCCGCAGCACCAGACGCCAAAGAATTTGTTGACCGACCATTAGATATCAAATTTCTCCTGAATGAACTCCAGCGACTAGACAAAGTTGATCCCGCCCTACAAGGAAAACTCAACTTCCAACAAATCGGAGTCATTGGTCATTCTTTTGGTGGTTACACAGCCTTATCCCTAGCCGGCGCCAAAATTAACTTTGATCAGCTCCGCCAGGATTGTAACCCTAATAATACATCATCTTTTAACTTGTCACTAATTTTGCAGTGTCAAGCAGTCACATTACCTGTAGCCGACTATCCACTTCCAGACAATCGCATCAAAGTTGCCCTAGCCATCAATCCCATCGGTAGCTCCATTTTAGGCGAGCGTGAAATCAAGAAAATTAAACTTCCGATCATGCTTGTAGCCGCAAGTCAAGATATTTTCGCCCCACCAGTATCAGAACAGATCCGCCCCTTCACCTGGCTTGCTGATCCCAATAAATATTTAGCCCTCGTTGAAAACGCCACTCATTTTTCTGCGATCGCCGAACCCACCCCAGAAAACGATGTCCTACCCGTCCCCCCCGCACTACTCGGCCCCAACCGCGCCGCATTCTATGCTTATCTCAAAGCTTTAAGCGTCGCCTTCTTAGAAACCCATCTACTCCAACGGCCCGAATACCGCACCTACCTACAACCAGCCTATGCCAAATACATCAGCCAAACTCCCCTCAATCTCAGCTTCCTACAATCCCTCAGCGACGAAAAACTCACCCCTCCACGCCCATAA
- a CDS encoding SDR family NAD(P)-dependent oxidoreductase, whose product MKIQGKVALITGASRGIGRAIALELAQQGIKRVILLARDQRKLTQVAKEIEAMGTQATIVAVDLTQAVELNIAVAQIWRNYGPIHLLVNCAGVAYQNSFLQCKLPQVQEEISVNLMGMYTLTSLIARRMATQKQGRIVNVSSLMGKIAAPTMATYSATKFAILGFTQALRRELAQHNIQVQALLPTLTDTDMVRDFQNFRWVIPMTPQQVAQTLITGLERDSPEILVGWQTYLAVWCQRFTPWLLEWILNLATPSTTNRLLSKFQRLSDLLWSNNMTAFVSARKS is encoded by the coding sequence ATGAAGATTCAAGGTAAGGTAGCACTGATTACCGGCGCTTCCCGTGGAATAGGACGGGCGATCGCTCTGGAACTAGCACAGCAAGGTATCAAGCGAGTGATATTGCTAGCACGCGATCAACGAAAACTCACCCAAGTAGCCAAAGAAATCGAAGCAATGGGAACACAAGCGACAATTGTTGCTGTCGATTTAACCCAAGCAGTCGAGCTAAATATCGCCGTTGCTCAAATTTGGCGCAACTATGGCCCCATCCATCTTTTAGTTAACTGTGCAGGAGTCGCCTATCAAAACTCATTCTTGCAATGCAAACTTCCCCAAGTTCAAGAAGAAATTTCTGTCAATTTGATGGGAATGTATACCCTCACCAGCCTAATTGCTCGGCGGATGGCTACCCAAAAACAAGGAAGAATTGTTAACGTCTCCAGCTTAATGGGAAAAATAGCCGCACCCACAATGGCGACATACTCAGCCACCAAATTCGCAATTCTCGGCTTTACCCAAGCCTTACGGCGCGAACTAGCACAACACAACATTCAAGTCCAAGCCTTATTACCCACCCTCACAGACACCGACATGGTGCGGGACTTCCAAAACTTTCGCTGGGTAATCCCCATGACACCCCAGCAAGTCGCCCAAACCCTGATCACCGGACTAGAAAGAGATTCACCAGAAATTTTAGTGGGTTGGCAAACTTACTTAGCCGTTTGGTGTCAACGTTTCACACCTTGGTTGCTAGAGTGGATTTTAAACTTAGCCACTCCATCGACAACTAACAGACTCCTCAGCAAATTTCAGCGCCTGAGTGACTTGCTGTGGTCAAACAACATGACTGCTTTCGTCTCAGCACGAAAATCTTAA
- a CDS encoding sensor histidine kinase, translated as MSPEFSSQISPPFFSEGSDGYLGLNSTLQELTMYSFQVEVSYTAGEITKFFEKYPLLPGAILLEQGQFIGMISRRRLLEFLIRPHGQELFFREPLSVLYSYARTDILLLNETTPILTATQLTMRRTPEFLAEPIVVQTASNNYQLIDIYELNIASWQIRGIETQVRYERSQNKMIQNDKMASLGRLVDGIAHEILDPVGFIWGNLTYISNYSQDLLKLIAVYEKNLSAPSAEITHIKDEIEFDFLEQDLSKALTSIKTGAERLRKLVTSLQNFCHIDELYPKPVDLHACIDSIVLLINSRIKGEITIVKNYGHLPPVYCFVGQLSQVLMNILSESIDALLNEAVRQQFYSQPINTHNKPRIDITTKVISQAGNRTESPDSRWVSIHIADNGPGLSEGLKQQIIESFSVEKQAEKTTSLAVSYRIITSKHGGKFNFNSQPGVGTEFEILLPLV; from the coding sequence GTGTCGCCAGAATTCAGTTCTCAGATTTCACCGCCATTTTTTTCTGAAGGTAGCGATGGCTATCTTGGTTTAAATTCAACTCTCCAGGAACTAACAATGTATAGCTTTCAAGTGGAAGTTAGCTATACCGCTGGAGAAATCACAAAGTTTTTTGAAAAATATCCCTTACTCCCAGGAGCAATTTTACTGGAACAGGGACAGTTTATCGGCATGATTTCTCGGCGACGACTGCTAGAATTTTTGATTCGTCCTCATGGACAAGAATTATTTTTTCGAGAACCTTTAAGTGTTCTTTATAGCTATGCGCGGACAGATATTTTATTGCTGAATGAAACAACACCCATTTTGACAGCAACGCAGTTGACTATGAGGCGAACTCCAGAATTTTTAGCAGAACCAATAGTAGTTCAAACTGCATCTAATAATTATCAGCTAATAGATATATATGAATTAAATATTGCATCTTGGCAAATTCGCGGTATCGAAACTCAGGTACGATATGAACGCAGCCAAAACAAAATGATTCAAAATGATAAAATGGCGAGTTTAGGACGTTTAGTTGATGGGATAGCACACGAAATTTTAGACCCCGTAGGCTTTATTTGGGGTAACTTAACTTATATTTCTAACTATAGTCAAGACTTGCTCAAACTCATCGCCGTTTATGAAAAAAATTTATCTGCGCCTTCAGCAGAAATTACCCATATTAAAGATGAGATTGAATTCGATTTTTTAGAACAGGATTTATCAAAAGCGCTGACTAGTATTAAAACTGGCGCCGAAAGATTAAGAAAACTTGTTACCAGCTTACAAAATTTTTGTCATATCGACGAACTTTATCCTAAACCCGTAGATCTACACGCTTGTATAGATAGTATTGTCCTTTTAATTAATAGCCGAATTAAAGGGGAAATTACAATAGTTAAAAATTATGGTCATTTACCACCAGTATATTGTTTCGTGGGGCAACTTAGCCAAGTATTGATGAATATCTTAAGTGAATCTATAGACGCATTATTAAATGAAGCAGTGCGTCAGCAATTTTATTCTCAGCCGATAAATACTCACAATAAACCCCGAATTGATATTACGACAAAAGTTATTTCTCAAGCGGGAAATAGAACAGAATCGCCAGATTCTCGCTGGGTTTCTATTCATATAGCTGACAATGGCCCTGGTTTATCAGAGGGTTTAAAACAGCAAATTATTGAATCTTTTTCTGTCGAAAAACAGGCTGAGAAGACAACTAGTTTAGCAGTTAGTTATCGCATTATCACTTCCAAGCATGGAGGTAAATTTAATTTTAATTCTCAACCTGGTGTGGGGACAGAATTTGAAATATTATTACCTTTGGTTTAA
- a CDS encoding sensor histidine kinase encodes MPCGDFSNQPLLDTVIEKLHVESNLQELPLWKLKFDIGESVSGLRAIFQSQPLLPGVLLVEQGDELVTMISRRQFFENIAVNFESEKFSDRSLEVVFQNLSSDILILPSETLILAAAQQALARQPESLSEPIVVSINSKKYGIVDMQQLLIAQSKIYQLKHKIIREEKLQELLQTEKLAILGRMVASITHEIRNPVNCIGGNLPFLSNYFQDLMRLLNAYETEYRHSSPVIAQIRSKIDLDFIYTDLSQILNTLNVSSESLREIITSLYEFTAKAEKQRQPTNIHTCIDNTLLILQHRMNNDIEVIRNYSDLPLIICYAGQISQVLINLLNNALDALYEKIKRTKDWQPQIEIHTEIIQQEIQQYISIRIADNGVGIPIEIQKQIFEDFFTTKPVGKGTGLGLAISYEIVTHKHGGQLQVTSQPNIGTEFRILLPLVPISANH; translated from the coding sequence ATGCCCTGTGGGGATTTCTCAAATCAACCTTTGCTGGATACTGTTATTGAAAAATTGCATGTAGAGTCAAATCTGCAAGAATTGCCATTATGGAAATTAAAATTTGATATTGGCGAATCAGTTTCTGGATTAAGAGCAATATTCCAGTCGCAACCGCTCTTACCAGGAGTGCTGCTAGTAGAACAGGGTGATGAACTAGTAACCATGATTTCTAGACGGCAATTTTTTGAAAATATTGCTGTTAATTTTGAATCTGAAAAATTTAGCGATCGCTCTTTGGAAGTCGTCTTTCAAAATTTATCATCCGATATCCTAATTTTACCAAGTGAAACACTAATTTTAGCTGCAGCCCAACAAGCTTTAGCACGTCAGCCGGAATCATTATCAGAGCCGATAGTTGTTAGCATCAATTCTAAAAAATATGGAATTGTCGATATGCAGCAATTATTGATTGCTCAATCTAAAATCTATCAATTAAAACACAAAATAATCAGAGAAGAAAAATTACAGGAATTATTGCAAACAGAAAAACTTGCCATTTTAGGACGCATGGTAGCGTCAATCACCCACGAAATCAGGAACCCTGTTAACTGTATTGGCGGAAATTTACCATTTTTAAGCAATTATTTTCAAGATTTAATGAGGTTATTGAATGCTTATGAAACAGAATATCGTCACTCATCTCCAGTAATTGCACAAATTAGATCTAAAATCGATTTAGATTTTATCTACACAGATTTATCACAAATTTTAAACACCCTCAATGTTAGTTCCGAAAGTTTAAGAGAAATCATCACAAGTTTATATGAATTTACTGCTAAAGCCGAGAAACAACGTCAACCAACTAATATACACACATGCATTGATAATACGCTACTGATTCTCCAACATCGAATGAATAACGATATTGAAGTAATTAGAAATTATAGTGATTTACCGCTGATAATTTGTTATGCAGGACAAATAAGTCAGGTATTAATAAATTTATTAAACAATGCCTTAGACGCTTTATATGAGAAGATAAAAAGAACCAAAGATTGGCAACCCCAGATCGAGATTCATACAGAAATTATCCAGCAGGAAATTCAACAATACATTTCGATTCGCATAGCTGATAATGGCGTGGGGATACCGATAGAAATTCAAAAGCAGATTTTTGAGGATTTTTTCACTACTAAACCGGTGGGTAAAGGTACAGGGCTAGGGTTAGCAATTAGTTACGAAATTGTTACACACAAGCATGGTGGACAATTACAGGTGACATCCCAACCGAATATTGGTACTGAATTTCGGATTCTCTTACCTTTAGTACCAATTTCTGCCAATCATTAA
- a CDS encoding permease — MNQLNNGFTLFLSLLVEAIPFLLLGVLFSSLLLFFVDERKLVERMPKNPLLGAFVGSTIGFLFPVCECGNVPVARRLLMQGVPTPVAIGFLLAAPTINPIVIWATWTAFRDQPEIVILRVVFSLLIATIIGFVFSFQKDLSPIVQPAIARYLKFNPPPQPEQKGRGRRPALTKDSPTSNLLKSGTYILGGKPGLRTRMDSNLIQENSPSTTPNKSLKEKLRLLLDNIIQELRELGAVMVIGSAIAAAIQVLAPRELILSLGAGPISSIVAMLILAAVVSICSTVDSFFALSFASTFTSGSLLAFLVFGPMIDIKGVGLMLSIFKAKALFYLFALAGLLTFLFTLFVNLHII, encoded by the coding sequence ATGAATCAACTGAACAATGGTTTCACTCTATTTTTGAGTCTGCTAGTCGAGGCGATACCGTTTCTGCTGCTGGGGGTGTTATTCTCCAGTTTGCTGCTGTTTTTTGTGGATGAGCGCAAATTGGTAGAAAGAATGCCCAAAAACCCCCTGTTGGGTGCTTTTGTTGGCAGTACGATCGGCTTTTTGTTCCCAGTGTGTGAGTGTGGTAATGTACCAGTGGCGCGGCGGTTACTCATGCAGGGAGTACCCACACCAGTAGCAATTGGTTTTTTGCTAGCAGCGCCGACAATTAACCCCATTGTGATTTGGGCTACTTGGACGGCGTTTCGAGATCAACCAGAAATAGTGATTTTGCGTGTTGTATTTTCGCTTTTGATTGCTACAATTATTGGCTTTGTTTTTAGTTTTCAGAAAGACTTAAGTCCCATTGTCCAACCAGCGATCGCTCGTTATCTCAAGTTTAATCCTCCCCCGCAGCCAGAACAAAAAGGACGCGGAAGACGCCCAGCACTAACTAAAGATTCTCCAACATCTAATTTATTGAAATCTGGGACTTATATCTTAGGAGGAAAACCCGGTTTAAGGACGCGGATGGATAGTAATCTCATACAAGAGAATTCTCCATCAACTACCCCTAATAAGTCACTCAAGGAGAAACTGCGTCTACTACTGGATAATATTATTCAAGAGTTACGAGAATTAGGAGCAGTCATGGTGATTGGTAGTGCGATCGCCGCTGCAATTCAAGTTTTAGCACCCCGCGAATTGATTCTCAGCCTCGGTGCTGGCCCTATTAGCTCTATTGTTGCCATGCTGATCCTAGCAGCGGTAGTGTCTATTTGTTCTACAGTCGATTCATTTTTCGCTTTATCTTTTGCCTCGACTTTTACTAGCGGTTCTTTATTAGCCTTCCTCGTATTCGGCCCCATGATTGACATCAAAGGTGTGGGTTTGATGTTATCAATCTTTAAAGCCAAAGCTTTATTTTATTTGTTTGCTTTAGCCGGGCTATTAACATTTTTGTTCACTTTATTTGTGAATTTGCACATCATCTAA
- a CDS encoding TIGR03943 family putative permease subunit → MTSNSNSRPKKQHPFLPWLDVLAVTAWGILILKHWFTGKLNLLIHPDYFWLANLGAVGLLIIGFFKAKQLWRQRRQDDVPSALHINVFPPGWGSSLLLTAAILGFIITPQVFASDKALQRGVTDSLGTARLKPQAFRANVRPEERSLVDWVRTVSVYPEPDAYTGQKVKVSGFVIHPPNLGQEYLFLARFVLTCCAADVYPVGLPVKLSGDRTQYPPDTWLEIEGKMVTENLSGKRQLTIAATSLQKIPQPKDPYVY, encoded by the coding sequence ATGACCTCAAATTCAAATTCTCGACCGAAAAAGCAACATCCTTTTCTACCTTGGCTAGATGTATTGGCGGTGACAGCTTGGGGAATTTTAATTCTCAAACACTGGTTCACAGGAAAACTCAATTTATTGATTCACCCTGATTACTTTTGGTTAGCAAATTTGGGTGCTGTGGGCTTGCTCATCATCGGTTTTTTTAAAGCCAAACAACTTTGGCGACAACGGCGTCAAGATGATGTACCCAGCGCTTTACACATCAATGTTTTTCCCCCTGGTTGGGGTAGCAGCTTGTTACTGACAGCAGCAATTTTGGGTTTCATCATTACACCCCAAGTCTTCGCCAGTGATAAAGCACTCCAACGCGGTGTCACCGACTCATTAGGAACCGCACGCCTTAAACCCCAAGCCTTTCGGGCTAATGTCCGCCCAGAAGAGCGATCGCTTGTAGACTGGGTACGCACCGTCAGTGTCTATCCAGAACCAGATGCATATACAGGACAAAAAGTCAAGGTAAGCGGTTTTGTGATTCATCCACCAAATCTAGGTCAAGAATATTTATTTCTAGCGCGATTTGTGCTCACATGCTGCGCCGCAGACGTCTACCCCGTCGGCTTACCAGTCAAACTCTCAGGCGATCGCACTCAGTATCCTCCCGACACTTGGTTAGAAATTGAAGGAAAAATGGTCACAGAAAATTTATCAGGTAAACGCCAACTCACCATCGCCGCTACCTCCCTACAAAAAATCCCCCAACCCAAAGATCCTTATGTTTATTAG